The Novipirellula aureliae DNA window GTCTCGTCACGATTGGTGTCTCGTTTATCGCGACGCGTCTCGATCCCTCATCACACGAAGTTGGCCAATACGTCCTGACGCATCCGTTGATCGCTCCAAAGATCTCAGCGGCTTGGGAGTTGCCTTTGGCACCTTGGACACAGCTCAACAATACGGTCGTGATGGGCAGTTTTATTATAGGCCTGGCCGCATTGCTACCGATCTTCGTCCTAACCTATCCGGTTTTTCGTTTGCTTGCCAACCGTGCAAGGCGGAAAGCTGAATTCCTTGAGGCGAACATCGATACGGTAGACGAAGTGCCGGTCAAGACCGCTGGAAAATCAGTAATACTGGATTCCGGGCATGCCCAACCATCGCCTCCCCACTCGAAAAAAACATCAACGCAATCATCACCGAAATCAAGCGATTTCCAACCGCTCGATTCCACCGTCGCAAAGAAGACAGCGGTCGAAACACGTATTGATGTGATTCGAGTCCGGCAGAATGCGGAAACGACGTCGACCGCATCGAATGACCATACATCCGCATCCACGTCGGGTGCGGGTAAGACCGATCAGCAACCGATGGACGAAGCGCTCAACTACCTACTTCGTCAATTGCGCACCTCTCAGAAAAAGGACGCAGCATGATTCGCTGGAGTTTCCTCATCACTCGAACCATCATCGTCATCGCAATCGTTATGTTGTTGCGTTGGGGCTTAGGACCGGTCGCCGGGTTTGTTACCGTCAAGAGTCTCGAAACGGCCATAGGTGCTAAAGTGGACCTGGGCAGTACCGAAGTTGGTTTGTTTCCACCAAGCATTGTTTACACGGACTTGCAAGTCAGCGATCCACGCGATGGACGTGACATGCAGAACGCATTTCGTGCCGAGTCGATGGAGTTTACCCTCGACGGCGATGCATTGCTCCATCGCCGTTGGGTTGCCCGCGAAGGCAAGATCACCGGTATTCAAATCGGTTCGAAGCGAGAAAGTTCGGGCAAACTTGACCCGGTCGACGAGCTGCCTGCCGAAGCGTCTAGCGGCCCGTCGATGCTTAGCAAACTACTATCGGCGACCACCGATCGATTATCCGATGAAGCGAGCAACCTGACAGAAAATCTGGAGACGGTTCGTCGTAGCCAAGAGATCCGCGATCGTTGGGATTCAGAGTACAATTCACTCGTTGTCCGCGCTCGCAATTTAGAGAAACAGATTCGCACCGTTCGCGACGAAGCTCGCGGGATCGACAACCCTCTTCGAGATTGGCCCCAATTACAGCGAACTCTTGAACAAGCACGCCAAGCACGAAGTGAATTGATGGCGGTGCGACAGGCGATCGACTCGCTGCCCGAACAACTGCAAAGTGATCTGGCGTCGCTCGATGAGGCCAAGAAGATCGACATGGCTAAGGTCGAGCAGTATCTGCCCGATGGATTGGAAAACTCAGATAACTTTGGGGTTGACCTACTGAAACGGTCTGTTGGCAAACAGGTTGCCGAGATTCGTGGCTATCTTGACAGCGGACGGAAAATTGCCAACTACACCGTTGTGGCTCCTCAGTCGGATCGTATTCGCGGCGAAGATATCGACGTGGTCGGTGACCGGCGATTGCCTGACGTGTTGGTTCGTCATTGCGAGGTGTCCGGTTTTCTTCGTGCTGACGGCGATACCTATGAACTGAAAGGCTTCGTTGAGAACATGACGCCGACGCCCCGACTCCTAAGAGAGCCTGGCAAGGTCGTGCTGCAACTCGAAGGCCCCGAGGTCGTTCGCGTCGAGTACGTGCGTGACCGTCGTCGTGGTGCCGATGTCGACATGTTGACATTGCACTGGCCACAAACCGAAGCGAAGCCAATGCGTTTGGGCAACGACGAAGACGCTGGTCTGCGAGTTTCGGGAGGCCAACGAGAACTATGGGTCCAACTTCGTTGCGAAGGCGATCAAGTACAAGGTCGATTCGTTAGCAAGCAAACAGGTTTGAATATGCAGTTGGCGGTGAATCCAAAATACGCTGACTCCGCCGCTGCCAAATCGGTTCAGGCGAGCCTTGATGCGGTTGATCGCATTGAGGTCGACGCAAACTTTCATGGTAAGTGGGACGACTTGGCGCTCGATCTGCATTCCAATCTAGGGCAGGTCTTTCATCGGGCGACCGAAGATGCGTTTCGAAACCAATTGGCTGAGTCACAAGCCAAACTAAAGGCCAAAGTCGATCAAGCACATTTGGAACAAACCGTTGCACTACGAGAGTGGTTGTCGACTCAGCAAAGCGAAGCTCGCTCGCTATTGGCGAGTGCCGATAAGTCGATCGAAGAGATGAGCCAAAAAGTGATGAACGAAGTTGGCGACGCCGATGTCTATCTAGGAAAACTACGCGGTGCGTTGCAGAAAAACCTGCGATAGCACGCTCAAGCCTTAGGACGCAGGGCAGAGACACTGTTCAAAATTACACGTAGGCATTCACGACAGATGTCGCATCGTTACTCGACAACGTTACTCGACAACGTTGCTTGAACGCAGCCCAATCGAAGGAAACCTGCAGAGGAGGTCCGCCGGTAATTGCGGGAAATGGGTTAGGGTTCAATGCTACGCTCGTCACCCGCCGCAAGCAGATTCTTCGAAACTTGTCTTGCCGGATGGCGAAGGGATGTTAGAATCCATCTACGTATCGACTACTCGTTTAGTTTCTCAGGTCAACGCCCTCGTGAATTTAACGTCGGAAGCCAGGCAGATTACTCCGCTCAAATGGATGGTGCGTGTCATCATTCTAGCGGTGTTTTCGTTGGCGGGTTTCGGTGTCACGACGGTAGCCGCTCGGACCACACTCGCTAGCGAAGTTCTTGTCGAAACAAAGGAGGTCCAGGAACGACTCCCCAGTTCCGTGGTACAGCGTGTACGAGCTTTCCAGCTGAACAAGCGTTGTCCTCCAGCATCGGCTGTTTATGATACTCAGCGTCGTGTCGAACGCACCATCGCAGGGCCGCTACCGATCGTCGGGCATCGCCTCGCCAATGGTTTTCTTGCGCCTATTCGCTGTTAGGCGACACTCGGTTTTCTTTCTCTCAACCGAATTCTCTTATGGCAACTTCGCCATAACCGTAGCCTAGGCTTCCTGCCTGGGGACCAGATCCTTTCCAGGCTAGAAGTCTAGGCTACGTCAAAAATCAAACGACGCAAGAACTCATTCAGCGATGTTTAGCGGTGGGTTACTGCGCACCCTCGTAGCAGATCGCTCGCTACGTCCACTCGTTCACTGTTTTCAGAGAACTTGCAACGACGACCACTCACCTTCCTTTATACCCATAGACCATCCATGACTCAAAAAACTCCACTTGTTTCCCCTTCAACGATTTTTCGTGACCTCGTCGCGGGTCTCGTCGTTTTTCTTGTCGCGTTACCGCTCTGCTTAGGCATCGCACTTGCTTCTGGCGCAGATCTGTTTTCGGGTCTGATCTCAGGAGTCGTTGGCGGATTAGTCGTCGCGGTGATTAGCGGTTCGCACACCAGTGTCAGTGGCCCGGCAGCAGGCTTGACGGCGATCGTCGCGGCCCAGATCGCGGTGCTCGGTTCCTTCGAAGCATTCCTATTGTCCGTCGCCATTGCAGGACTGATTCAAATCGGATTCGGAGTCGCTCGCGGCGGTGCCCTCTCGGCATTCTTCCCATCGAGCGTCATTAAAGGATTGCTGGTGGCAATCGGAATCATCTTGATTCTGAAACAAGTCCCGCATGTTTTCGGTCATGATGCGGACCCAGAAGGCGATATGGCATTCTTTCAACCCGACGGCGAGAATACCTTTTCAGAACTGTTGACCGTCGTTGCTGGCAATATCCACCTCGGGGCAATGGTCATTGGCTTACTGTCGGTTGCGTTCTTGGTTGTTTGGGACCGGATTGCTGTTTTGAAAAAATCACTCGTCCCCGCCCCGTTGGTAGTCGTCTTGTTGGGGGTCGGTCTCAGCATTGGATTCAGCGGTAGGGGAGAGAATTGGTCGATCGGGACGAGTCATTTGGTGCAGATTCCAGTCGCGGAGAGCCTATCGGAATTCGTGGGTTTCCTACGACTACCTGATTTTTCTCAGTTGTTGAATCCTGCCGTCTACATCGGAGCGATTACGATTGCGGTAGTTGCGTCACTAGAGACGCTCTTGAACCTCGAGGCGGTAGACAAGATCGACCCTGCTAAACGCAATTCGCCCCCTAGCCGCGAATTGATAGCACAAGGTTGCGGAAACCTCGTTTGTGGCATGATCGGTGGCCTGCCAGTCACCTCGGTCATCGTCCGCGGCAGCGTCAACGTCGGCTCGGGCGGAAAAACAAAGTTAGCAGCGATTTTTCATGGTGCATTGATTCTGCTGAGCATCGCATTGCTGCCAAGCGTTTTGAACATGATCCCCTTGTCTGCCCTTGCCGCGATCCTGCTGGTGACGGGCTTTAAGCTTGCGAGCCCTTCGATCTTCAAGCAAATGTGGAACGGCGGCCGCCACCAGTTTCTACCGTTTATCATCACGGTCGTTGCTATCGTCATGACCGACTTGCTGATTGGCATCATGGTTGGTCTATGCATCAGTGTCCTGTTTATTTTGAGCAGTAATCTGCGCCGTCCCATTCGCAGGATCGTGGAAACGCACTTGGGAGGAGATTTGATGCACATCGAACTTGCCAACCAAGTCAGTTTCTTAAACCGAGCGGCGATTGACCGAATTCTGAACGAAGCAAAACCTGGAACTCAATTGTTGGTCGATGCGTCAGAGTCCGATTTTATCGATCCTGACGTATTGAGCTTGATTCGTGAATTCAAGGATGACGTTGCTCCGGCAAGAGGGATTTCGGTCAGTTTGAAAGGTTTTGCCAAGCAATACAAACTGGAGGATGAAGTCCAGTTCGCGGACTATTCTAGCCGTGAGTTGCAAGATCAGATGACAGCGGATCAAGTACTCGACATCCTCCGCGCAGGCAATCAACGGTTTGTCGACGGCAAGCGATTGAATCGTGATTTGGGCCGTCAAGTGAATGCAACCGCCGCAGGCCAAAGTCCTCTGGCAGCGGTTCTCAGTTGCATCGATTCGCGAGTGCCGGCGGAGCTGATTTTCGATGTAGGAGTAGGTGACATTTTTAGCGCTCGAGTGGCTGGAAATGTCGTCGGAACCAAGTCGCTTGGAAGCCTCGAATACGCGGTCGGTGTCGCTGGTGTGAAGCTGCTTGTCGTGCTCGGACACACGCGTTGCGGTGCAGTAACCTCGTCGGTCGAATTGATTTCGACGGGACAAAATGCAATGTCAGCCACGGGGTGTCAGCATCTACAAGCGATCGTCGACGAGATCGCACCGAGTATGCCAGAATTCCGATCGCTTTCTATCGATTCGTTAACGCCAACGGAGGTGGAGGCGTTGGTGGATGATGTCGCTAGACGAAACGTCCAGCACACTGCCGATCAAATCCTGTCGCGGAGCGAAGTCATTCGTAGTGCGGTTGCGCAAGGGCGAGCAAAAGTGGTTGGCGCAATGTACGATGTGAGGTCGGGGAAGATCGAATTCCTTAAAAACGGTGACGACCATGAGAGTAGGATGAAAGTGTCCGGTACCAATGGCGTTGTCCATGATGGTCGCCGTTGAAAACGTCCACTGCGCCGTATCGAATAAAGCAAGCCTTCACTTGCTCGATTCTTGATTCACGGAAACCGATTCTACTGCGATGCCGCCTTAACACTTTGTTCGAAGAGGTGTTTGGCGGCTCGCCCGCTGATGGTCGTTTTGGCAATCAGTTCGGCCGCGATCGAATCGATGGCTTGGGCATGACCTCTTTCGAAGAGTACGTGCTCAGTCTTACTAAGTAACCGTTTTTCGAGCCGTTCGAGTTGGCGAAGTGTGCTTGCGCGTGAGGCTAAAATCGAGCGAACCAGGCGTAAATCCTGAGCCGCTCCTCGGTCACAGTATTCCCCCGTGAACCTCGCCTCAGCCACCATGCCTGAGAGCAGAATCAGTGCGTCGTCTTCAAGGGCGTCTTTCGCTTTTCTCGAACGTCCCTTCTTTAGCTCGCAAATGCCTAGTCTCGATTCGCCATGAGCCGTTCGACGAGGGGAAATCGTCACCTTTTGAATCGATCGTCCAAGAGACAACGCCATCACCGCATGCCCTGCCTCGTGATAGGCGGTCGCGACCAATTCTGCCTCCGCTGGTGATAATGACTGCATGAGTTCTTTCGGCCGATTTTTGTCAGTGAGCGTTACAGATCAGTGAGCGTTACAGAGTCGTGCGGAAACGGTTTCTGTCAAAGGGGTGTTGGAATCTAGGTTTTCGCCGGTTTCATCGACTCACGAACTCACCCAGAGGATGCGTCCGTACACCTTCTGCACTGCAGAATCGCTATTCCCTTGATCGCTATTTTGTCGTAGCCTGAATCGTTATGGAAGTTGTTCAAGGATTTTGATCGTAAAATGGCTGTGACCGCAAACAGCGGCGATTACAAACGGCAGGGAGCCTGAGATGGTAGCAAACATACTGTGTATTAAGTGGGGAAAGAAGTACGGCAGCGAGTACGTCAATCGCTTGCTGAGCGGAACTTGCCAGCATTTATCAATACCGTTTCGCTTCGTTTGCCTTACCGATGACGCGACGGGGATCGATTCTCAAGTCGAGGTCCATCCCCTGCCGGTAACTCCGTTTGACGAAAATGCTTTCGATGCTCGCAAAGGCGGCGAAACATGGCGTAAGGTAGGGTTGT harbors:
- a CDS encoding TIGR03545 family protein: MIRWSFLITRTIIVIAIVMLLRWGLGPVAGFVTVKSLETAIGAKVDLGSTEVGLFPPSIVYTDLQVSDPRDGRDMQNAFRAESMEFTLDGDALLHRRWVAREGKITGIQIGSKRESSGKLDPVDELPAEASSGPSMLSKLLSATTDRLSDEASNLTENLETVRRSQEIRDRWDSEYNSLVVRARNLEKQIRTVRDEARGIDNPLRDWPQLQRTLEQARQARSELMAVRQAIDSLPEQLQSDLASLDEAKKIDMAKVEQYLPDGLENSDNFGVDLLKRSVGKQVAEIRGYLDSGRKIANYTVVAPQSDRIRGEDIDVVGDRRLPDVLVRHCEVSGFLRADGDTYELKGFVENMTPTPRLLREPGKVVLQLEGPEVVRVEYVRDRRRGADVDMLTLHWPQTEAKPMRLGNDEDAGLRVSGGQRELWVQLRCEGDQVQGRFVSKQTGLNMQLAVNPKYADSAAAKSVQASLDAVDRIEVDANFHGKWDDLALDLHSNLGQVFHRATEDAFRNQLAESQAKLKAKVDQAHLEQTVALREWLSTQQSEARSLLASADKSIEEMSQKVMNEVGDADVYLGKLRGALQKNLR
- a CDS encoding SulP family inorganic anion transporter, whose product is MTQKTPLVSPSTIFRDLVAGLVVFLVALPLCLGIALASGADLFSGLISGVVGGLVVAVISGSHTSVSGPAAGLTAIVAAQIAVLGSFEAFLLSVAIAGLIQIGFGVARGGALSAFFPSSVIKGLLVAIGIILILKQVPHVFGHDADPEGDMAFFQPDGENTFSELLTVVAGNIHLGAMVIGLLSVAFLVVWDRIAVLKKSLVPAPLVVVLLGVGLSIGFSGRGENWSIGTSHLVQIPVAESLSEFVGFLRLPDFSQLLNPAVYIGAITIAVVASLETLLNLEAVDKIDPAKRNSPPSRELIAQGCGNLVCGMIGGLPVTSVIVRGSVNVGSGGKTKLAAIFHGALILLSIALLPSVLNMIPLSALAAILLVTGFKLASPSIFKQMWNGGRHQFLPFIITVVAIVMTDLLIGIMVGLCISVLFILSSNLRRPIRRIVETHLGGDLMHIELANQVSFLNRAAIDRILNEAKPGTQLLVDASESDFIDPDVLSLIREFKDDVAPARGISVSLKGFAKQYKLEDEVQFADYSSRELQDQMTADQVLDILRAGNQRFVDGKRLNRDLGRQVNATAAGQSPLAAVLSCIDSRVPAELIFDVGVGDIFSARVAGNVVGTKSLGSLEYAVGVAGVKLLVVLGHTRCGAVTSSVELISTGQNAMSATGCQHLQAIVDEIAPSMPEFRSLSIDSLTPTEVEALVDDVARRNVQHTADQILSRSEVIRSAVAQGRAKVVGAMYDVRSGKIEFLKNGDDHESRMKVSGTNGVVHDGRR
- a CDS encoding cell division protein FtsH, whose protein sequence is MQSLSPAEAELVATAYHEAGHAVMALSLGRSIQKVTISPRRTAHGESRLGICELKKGRSRKAKDALEDDALILLSGMVAEARFTGEYCDRGAAQDLRLVRSILASRASTLRQLERLEKRLLSKTEHVLFERGHAQAIDSIAAELIAKTTISGRAAKHLFEQSVKAASQ
- a CDS encoding TIGR03546 family protein gives rise to the protein MIIWSIKLFSNVRKAIAGRQHPHQLAWAVALGALLGVVPHGNLVAVFLLIFLLSVRVNHAMAGLVTIGVSFIATRLDPSSHEVGQYVLTHPLIAPKISAAWELPLAPWTQLNNTVVMGSFIIGLAALLPIFVLTYPVFRLLANRARRKAEFLEANIDTVDEVPVKTAGKSVILDSGHAQPSPPHSKKTSTQSSPKSSDFQPLDSTVAKKTAVETRIDVIRVRQNAETTSTASNDHTSASTSGAGKTDQQPMDEALNYLLRQLRTSQKKDAA